From a region of the Nothobranchius furzeri strain GRZ-AD chromosome 12, NfurGRZ-RIMD1, whole genome shotgun sequence genome:
- the ciao2b gene encoding cytosolic iron-sulfur assembly component 2B gives MSRGVQMENANPVIFQRCRDRPLTASEEDEDVHDLIDDREIFDLIRSINDPEHPLSLEELNVVEQVRVKVNDAESTVGVEFTPTIPHCSMATLIGLSIKVKLLRSLPDRFKIDVHITPGTHASEEAVNKQLADKERVAAALENSSLLEVVNQCLSSRNI, from the exons ATGTCCCGAGGGGTCCAGATGGAAAACGCAAACCCCGTGATCTTCCAGCGCTGCAGGGACAGGCCGCTGACTGCGTCCGAAGAGGATGAAGACGTTCACGACCTCATCGACGACAGAGAAATATTCG ATCTGATCCGATCCATCAATGATCCAGAACATCCTTTGTCTCTTGAGGAACTCAATGTGGTGGAACAAGTTCGAGTCAAG gTCAATGATGCAGAAAGCACGGTAGGTGTTGAGTTTACACCCACCATACCACACTGCAGCATGGCAACGCTCATCGGACTGTCGATCAAAGTCAAGCTTCTGCGCTCCCTGCCAGACAGGTttaaa ATTGATGTTCACATAACTCCAGGGACTCACGCCTCAGAGGAAGCAG TGAACAAGCAGCTTGCAGATAAAGAGCGAGTGGCCGCAGCTCTGGAGAACTCgtctctgctggaggtggtcaACCAGTGCCTGTCCAGCAGGAACATCTGA